The Stenotrophomonas rhizophila genome has a window encoding:
- a CDS encoding NADP-dependent isocitrate dehydrogenase — MSNTPKILYTLTDEAPFLATQSLLPIVEAYTATAGIAVETRDISLSGRILALFPDFLKDDQKEADHLAELGQLATTPDANIIKLPNISASVPQLKAAIKELQDQGYALPNYPDVPTDDVSRDIKARYDKVKGSAVNPVLREGNSDRRAPLSVKNYARKHPHRMGKWSNESKSHVSHMDGGDFYGSEKSATLAAAGNLKIELQQADGTTVVLKEKTAVKAGEIVDAAVMSRNALAAFVQAQIADAKAKGVLFSLHLKATMMKVSDPIMFGVVVEEFYKDVLAKHADVLKQAGFDPNNGIGDLYARLPQLPEATQEAIKADLAAEYGKRPGLAMVNSDKGITNLHVPSDVIVDASMPAMIRDSGGMWNADGKLQDTKAVIPDRCYAGVYQAVIDDCIAHGAFDPATMGSVPNVGLMAQKAEEYGSHDKTFQIPADGTVRVTDDAGNVVFEHAVQTGDIWRMCQTKDAPIQDWVKLAVNRARLSSTPAVFWLDASRAHDAQVIAKVETYLKDHDTNGLDIRILAPVEATAFSLDRIRKGEDTISVTGNVLRDYLTDLFPIMELGTSAKMLSIVPLMAGGGLFETGAGGSAPKHVQQFVEEDYLRWDSLGEFLALAASLEHLGNRYDNAGATVLAKTLDQANGQFLDNDKSPSRKLGGIDNRGSHFYIALYWAQALAAQDDDAALKARFAPLAKALSDNEAAIVGELIAAQGKPVDIGGYYRPDVAKASKAMRPSSTFNDALAAL, encoded by the coding sequence ATGTCGAACACGCCCAAGATTCTGTACACGCTTACCGATGAAGCCCCGTTCCTGGCCACCCAGTCGCTGCTGCCGATCGTCGAGGCCTACACTGCCACCGCCGGCATCGCAGTCGAAACCCGTGACATCTCGCTGTCCGGCCGCATCCTGGCGCTGTTCCCGGATTTCCTGAAGGACGACCAGAAGGAAGCCGACCACCTGGCCGAACTGGGCCAGCTGGCGACCACCCCGGACGCCAACATCATCAAACTGCCCAACATCAGCGCCTCGGTGCCGCAGCTCAAGGCGGCCATCAAGGAGCTCCAGGACCAGGGCTATGCCCTGCCCAACTACCCGGACGTGCCCACTGACGACGTCTCGCGCGACATCAAGGCGCGCTATGACAAGGTCAAGGGCAGCGCGGTGAACCCGGTGCTGCGCGAAGGCAACTCCGACCGCCGCGCGCCGCTGTCGGTCAAGAACTACGCCCGCAAGCACCCGCACCGCATGGGCAAGTGGTCCAACGAATCGAAGTCGCACGTCTCGCACATGGACGGCGGCGATTTCTACGGCAGCGAAAAGTCGGCCACCCTGGCCGCCGCCGGCAACCTGAAGATCGAACTGCAGCAGGCCGACGGCACCACCGTCGTGCTGAAGGAAAAGACCGCCGTTAAAGCTGGTGAGATCGTCGATGCCGCGGTGATGAGCCGCAACGCGCTGGCCGCGTTCGTGCAGGCGCAGATCGCCGATGCCAAGGCCAAGGGCGTCCTGTTCTCGCTGCACCTGAAGGCCACCATGATGAAGGTGTCCGACCCGATCATGTTCGGCGTGGTCGTCGAAGAGTTCTACAAGGACGTGCTGGCCAAGCACGCCGACGTGCTCAAGCAGGCCGGCTTCGACCCCAACAACGGCATCGGCGACCTGTACGCGCGCCTGCCGCAGCTGCCTGAAGCCACCCAGGAAGCGATCAAGGCCGATCTGGCTGCCGAATACGGCAAGCGCCCGGGCCTGGCCATGGTCAATTCCGACAAGGGGATCACCAACCTGCACGTGCCCAGCGACGTCATCGTCGATGCCTCGATGCCGGCCATGATCCGCGACTCCGGTGGCATGTGGAATGCCGATGGCAAGCTGCAGGACACCAAGGCTGTCATTCCTGACCGCTGCTACGCCGGTGTATACCAGGCCGTGATCGACGACTGCATCGCCCACGGCGCGTTCGACCCGGCCACCATGGGCTCGGTGCCGAACGTCGGCCTGATGGCGCAGAAGGCTGAAGAATACGGCTCGCACGACAAGACCTTCCAGATTCCGGCCGACGGCACCGTGCGCGTCACCGACGATGCCGGCAACGTGGTGTTCGAACACGCCGTGCAGACCGGCGACATCTGGCGCATGTGCCAGACCAAGGACGCCCCGATCCAGGACTGGGTCAAGCTGGCCGTCAACCGCGCCCGCCTGAGCAGCACCCCGGCCGTGTTCTGGCTGGATGCCTCGCGCGCGCACGATGCGCAGGTGATCGCCAAGGTCGAAACCTACCTGAAGGACCACGATACCAACGGCCTGGACATCCGCATCCTGGCCCCGGTGGAAGCGACCGCGTTCTCGCTGGACCGCATCCGCAAGGGTGAAGACACCATCTCGGTGACCGGCAACGTGCTGCGCGATTACCTCACCGACCTGTTCCCGATCATGGAACTGGGCACCAGCGCCAAGATGCTCTCCATCGTGCCGCTGATGGCCGGTGGTGGCCTGTTCGAAACCGGCGCCGGTGGTTCGGCTCCCAAGCACGTGCAGCAGTTCGTGGAAGAGGACTACCTGCGCTGGGATTCGCTGGGTGAATTCCTGGCCCTGGCCGCCTCGCTCGAGCACCTGGGCAACCGCTACGACAATGCCGGTGCGACGGTGCTGGCCAAGACCCTGGACCAGGCCAATGGCCAGTTCCTGGACAACGACAAGTCGCCCTCGCGCAAGCTCGGTGGCATCGACAACCGTGGCAGCCACTTCTACATCGCGCTGTACTGGGCCCAGGCCCTGGCCGCGCAGGACGACGATGCCGCGCTGAAGGCCCGCTTCGCCCCGCTGGCCAAGGCACTGTCGGACAATGAAGCGGCCATCGTCGGTGAGCTGATCGCCGCGCAGGGCAAGCCGGTCGACATCGGCGGTTACTACCGCCCGGACGTGGCCAAGGCCAGCAAGGCGATGCGCCCGAGCAGCACGTTCAACGACGCACTGGCAGCACTCTAA
- a CDS encoding LysM peptidoglycan-binding domain-containing protein — protein MSTDKKADFSGVTSSVDTTAQKVEKADFSGVTASVDTTAEKVGGSTYTVKSGDSLSKIAKNELGDGNAWKKIFEANRDVLDDPDKIFPGQTLKLPPKD, from the coding sequence ATGAGTACCGACAAGAAGGCCGATTTCTCCGGCGTCACCTCCAGCGTGGATACCACTGCGCAGAAGGTGGAAAAGGCAGATTTCTCCGGCGTGACCGCTTCGGTGGATACCACCGCCGAAAAGGTGGGGGGTAGCACCTACACCGTAAAGAGCGGTGACTCGCTGTCGAAGATTGCCAAGAACGAGCTGGGCGATGGCAACGCCTGGAAGAAGATTTTCGAGGCCAACCGTGACGTCCTGGATGACCCCGACAAGATCTTCCCGGGCCAGACGCTCAAACTGCCGCCTAAAGACTAA
- the queF gene encoding NADPH-dependent 7-cyano-7-deazaguanine reductase QueF (Catalyzes the NADPH-dependent reduction of 7-cyano-7-deazaguanine (preQ0) to 7-aminomethyl-7-deazaguanine (preQ1) in queuosine biosynthesis): MNTPQDSSLGREVAYPSQYDPALLFPIPRRAAREELGVDEANLPFVGHDRWQAYELSWLDRRGKPRVAVATISVPCTSPNLIESKSFKLYLNSLNSTRFDDDEQARQRIAGDLSACAGAVVNVVFGVPLLVEAAEGESLDELDVAIERYGPPAPEYLSANAGQVVTETLSSALLKSNCPVTGQPDWASVSVRYRGPRIDREGLLRYLVSYREHAEFHEQCVERIFNELTLRCQPEWLEVEARYTRRGGLDINPWRASAGIEQPARTVRDLRQ; the protein is encoded by the coding sequence ATGAATACCCCCCAGGACTCCAGCCTCGGTCGCGAGGTTGCTTACCCCTCCCAGTACGACCCCGCCCTGCTCTTCCCGATCCCGCGCCGCGCCGCGCGCGAGGAGCTCGGCGTGGACGAGGCCAACCTGCCGTTCGTCGGCCATGACCGCTGGCAGGCCTATGAGCTGAGCTGGCTGGACCGGCGCGGCAAGCCACGCGTCGCCGTGGCCACCATCAGCGTGCCATGCACCTCGCCGAACCTGATCGAATCCAAGTCGTTCAAGCTCTACCTCAACTCGCTCAACAGCACGCGCTTTGACGATGACGAGCAGGCCCGCCAGCGCATTGCCGGTGACCTGTCGGCCTGCGCCGGGGCGGTAGTGAACGTGGTGTTCGGGGTGCCGCTGCTGGTGGAAGCGGCCGAAGGCGAATCATTGGATGAGCTGGATGTGGCGATCGAGCGCTACGGCCCGCCGGCGCCGGAGTACCTGTCGGCCAATGCCGGCCAGGTGGTGACCGAGACGCTCAGTTCGGCGCTGCTCAAGTCCAACTGCCCGGTCACCGGCCAGCCGGACTGGGCCAGCGTGAGCGTGCGCTACCGCGGCCCGCGCATCGACCGCGAAGGCCTGCTGCGCTACCTGGTGAGCTACCGCGAGCATGCCGAATTCCACGAGCAGTGCGTGGAGCGCATCTTCAACGAGCTCACCCTGCGCTGCCAGCCGGAGTGGCTGGAAGTGGAGGCGCGCTACACCCGCCGCGGCGGGTTGGACATCAACCCGTGGCGGGCCAGCGCCGGCATCGAGCAGCCGGCGCGGACCGTGCGGGACCTGCGCCAGTAG
- a CDS encoding M20 family metallopeptidase, with the protein MPRLSLLLSALLLASPALAATAPAERPEVTAAAARLQAQVVQWRRDFHQHPELSNREERTSAKVAEQLRAMGLKPRTGIAHHGVVAIIKGGKPGPRIALRADMDALPVTEQTGLPFASKATSTYRGEPVGVMHACGHDAHTATLLGVADALVKMRENLPGEVMLIFQPSEEGAPPPEEGGAALMLKEGLFADFKPDAVFGLHVFSSVQAGQIAVRGGPLMAASDRFGIKVIGRQTHGSAPWNGVDPIVATADLVGTAQTIVSRRSNISKQPAVVSFGAIKGGIRYNIIPDEVEMVGTIRTFDEGMRQQIFADLRNVAEHTAAAHGAKAETEIFEAEGNPATVNDPALTARMLPSLQAVVGEANVYEPPLQMGAEDFSLYAQQVPGMFFFVGSTSEGIDPAKAPANHSPKFLLDEKALDVGLRALLQVSLDFLNSPTPG; encoded by the coding sequence ATGCCCCGTCTGTCGCTGCTGCTGTCCGCCCTGCTGCTCGCCTCGCCCGCGCTGGCCGCCACCGCCCCTGCAGAACGCCCGGAAGTCACCGCCGCCGCCGCTCGTCTGCAGGCCCAGGTAGTGCAGTGGCGCCGCGACTTCCACCAGCACCCGGAGCTGTCCAACCGCGAAGAGCGCACCTCGGCCAAGGTGGCCGAACAGCTGCGTGCGATGGGCCTGAAGCCCAGGACCGGCATCGCCCATCACGGCGTGGTGGCCATCATCAAAGGCGGCAAGCCCGGCCCGCGCATCGCCCTGCGCGCGGACATGGACGCGCTGCCGGTGACCGAACAGACCGGCCTGCCGTTTGCCTCCAAGGCCACCAGCACCTATCGCGGCGAACCGGTGGGCGTGATGCACGCCTGCGGGCATGACGCCCACACCGCCACCCTGCTCGGCGTGGCCGACGCGCTGGTGAAGATGCGCGAGAACCTGCCCGGCGAAGTGATGCTGATCTTCCAGCCTTCCGAAGAAGGCGCGCCGCCGCCGGAAGAGGGCGGTGCCGCGTTGATGCTCAAGGAAGGCCTGTTTGCCGACTTCAAGCCGGATGCCGTGTTCGGCCTGCACGTGTTCTCCAGCGTCCAGGCCGGGCAGATCGCCGTCCGCGGTGGCCCGCTGATGGCGGCCTCGGACCGCTTCGGGATCAAGGTGATCGGCCGCCAGACCCATGGCTCGGCACCGTGGAACGGGGTCGATCCGATCGTGGCCACCGCCGACCTGGTCGGCACCGCGCAGACCATCGTCAGCCGCCGCTCCAACATCTCCAAGCAGCCGGCGGTGGTGTCCTTCGGCGCGATCAAGGGCGGCATCCGCTACAACATCATTCCCGACGAAGTGGAGATGGTGGGCACCATCCGCACCTTCGACGAAGGCATGCGCCAGCAGATCTTCGCCGACCTGCGCAACGTGGCCGAGCACACCGCCGCCGCGCATGGCGCCAAGGCGGAAACGGAAATCTTCGAAGCCGAGGGCAACCCGGCCACGGTCAACGACCCGGCCCTGACCGCGCGCATGCTGCCCAGCCTGCAGGCCGTGGTCGGCGAAGCCAACGTCTACGAGCCTCCGCTGCAGATGGGCGCCGAAGACTTCTCGCTGTATGCCCAGCAGGTGCCGGGCATGTTCTTCTTCGTCGGCTCCACCAGCGAAGGGATTGACCCGGCCAAGGCCCCGGCCAACCACTCCCCGAAGTTCCTGCTCGATGAGAAAGCACTGGATGTAGGCCTGCGGGCGTTGTTGCAGGTGAGCCTGGACTTCCTCAACAGCCCGACGCCGGGCTGA
- a CDS encoding efflux RND transporter periplasmic adaptor subunit, which produces MSRFWKIVLLVIAVLVVGLVGMHLLNGGKGKDAKPGAQAEAGKDGERDTGPVPVTVIDAARQDVPVYASALGTVSAMNTVTVSPQVGGQLISLNFKEGQEVKQGDLLAQIDPRTLQASYDEAAAAKKQNQAQLATARSNYQRSNSPEYRQYVAKTDLDTQRNQVAQYESAVAANEASMRAAQVQLQYTRVTAPISGIAGIRAVDAGNVVSAGTALVTLTQIHPIHVVFNLPERQLPDVRQAQQAGPVTIAALDRNDSHVLTDGGTLDVVDNQISSDSGTFRARALFDNQDNTLWPGQFVNVRMQLRTIAGGVVIPTQAVMRGPDGEYVYIVKPDNTVAMQTVKSGVEVGDSNIQITEGLKGGERVVSEGQFRLKPGSKVTALKPGETPAAPTEAELKAAAQKQGPGGRRGGGPR; this is translated from the coding sequence ATGTCGCGTTTCTGGAAGATCGTGCTGCTGGTGATCGCAGTGCTGGTGGTGGGGCTGGTCGGCATGCACCTGCTCAACGGTGGCAAGGGCAAGGATGCCAAGCCAGGGGCGCAGGCCGAGGCCGGCAAGGACGGCGAACGCGATACCGGCCCGGTGCCGGTGACGGTGATCGACGCGGCCCGCCAGGATGTGCCGGTCTACGCCAGCGCGCTGGGCACGGTGAGCGCGATGAACACCGTGACCGTAAGCCCGCAGGTGGGCGGCCAGCTGATCAGCCTGAACTTCAAGGAAGGCCAGGAAGTGAAGCAGGGCGACCTGCTGGCGCAGATCGATCCGCGCACGCTGCAGGCCAGCTATGACGAAGCGGCAGCGGCCAAGAAGCAGAACCAGGCCCAGCTGGCCACGGCGCGCTCGAACTACCAGCGCTCCAATTCGCCCGAATACCGCCAGTACGTCGCCAAGACCGACCTGGACACCCAGCGCAACCAGGTGGCCCAGTACGAAAGCGCGGTGGCGGCCAATGAGGCCAGCATGCGCGCGGCCCAGGTGCAGCTGCAGTACACCCGCGTGACCGCGCCCATCTCCGGCATTGCCGGCATCCGTGCGGTGGATGCAGGCAATGTGGTCAGCGCCGGTACCGCGCTGGTCACCCTGACCCAGATCCACCCGATCCACGTGGTGTTCAACCTGCCCGAACGCCAGCTGCCGGACGTTCGCCAGGCCCAGCAGGCCGGCCCGGTGACCATCGCCGCGCTGGACCGCAACGACTCGCACGTACTCACCGATGGCGGAACGCTGGACGTGGTGGACAACCAGATCAGCAGCGACAGCGGCACCTTCCGCGCGCGCGCCCTGTTCGATAATCAAGACAACACCCTGTGGCCGGGCCAGTTCGTCAACGTGCGCATGCAGCTGCGCACCATTGCCGGCGGCGTGGTCATCCCCACTCAGGCCGTCATGCGCGGGCCCGATGGCGAGTACGTCTATATCGTCAAGCCGGACAACACGGTGGCCATGCAGACCGTGAAGAGCGGCGTGGAAGTGGGCGACAGCAACATCCAGATCACCGAAGGCCTGAAGGGCGGTGAGCGCGTGGTCAGCGAAGGCCAGTTCCGGCTCAAGCCGGGCAGCAAGGTCACCGCGCTGAAGCCGGGCGAGACGCCGGCCGCGCCGACCGAGGCCGAACTCAAGGCCGCCGCGCAGAAACAGGGCCCGGGTGGGCGTCGTGGCGGCGGCCCGCGCTGA
- a CDS encoding efflux RND transporter permease subunit, protein MGFSTIFIRRPIATSLLMAGLLLLGILGYRQLPVSALPEIDAPSLVVTTQYPGANATTMASLVTTPLERQFGQISGLELMTSDSSAGLSTIILQFSMDRDIDIAAQDVQAAIRQATLPSSLPYQPVYNRVNPADAAIITLKLTSDTRPLRDVNNYADSILAQRLSQVQGVGLVSIAGNVRPAVRIQVNPAQLSNMGLTLEDLRSALTQANVNAPKGSLNGKTQSYSIGTNDQLTSAAEYRETIISYKNGAPVRLADVAEVVDGVENDQLAAWADGKPAVLLEIRRQPGANIVQTVERIRALMPQLQNVLPADVHLEVFSDRTETIRASVHEVQFTLILTIGLVVAVIFVFLRRLWATIIPSVAVPLSLAGTFGVMAFAGMSLDNLSLMALVVATGFVVDDAIVMIENIVRYIEQGKSGPEAAEIGARQIGFTVLSLTVSLVAVFLPLLLMPGVTGRLFHEFAWVLSIAVVLSMLISLTLTPMMCAYLLKPDALPEGEDAHERAHAAGKQTVWSRTVGLYERSLDWVLDHQRMTLAVAAGALVLTVVLYIVIPKGLLPEQDTGLITGVVQADQNIAFPQMEQRTKAVAEALRRDPAVTGVAAFIGAGSMNPTLNQGQLSIVLKERGDRDGLEDILPRLQQAVAGIPGVALYLKPVQDVTLDTRVAATEYQYSLSDVDSAQVALQATRLTEALRQRPELADVDNNLSNQGRALELNIDRDKASVLGVPMQTIDDTLYDAFGQRQISTIFTELNQYRVVLEVAPEFRTSTALMNQLAVASNGAGALTGSNATNFGQVTSSNSSTATGIGAQNTGIPVGAGNIIPLAALAEGKVTSTPLVVSHQQQLPAVTVSFNIAPGYSLSDAVKAIEETRASLDMPAQVHAQFIGKAAEFTGSQTDVVWLLLASLVVIYIVLGVLYESYIHPITIISTLPPAGVGALLALMVCGLSLSVDGIVGIVLLIGIVKKNGIMMVDFAIEARRAGANAHEAIRRACLLRFRPIMMTTAAAMLGALPLALGTGIGSELRRPLGIAIVGGLLISQLVTLYTTPVIYLYMERYSEWLRQRREQRALRNATSQDRA, encoded by the coding sequence GTGGGCTTTTCGACGATCTTCATCCGCCGCCCCATCGCCACCTCGCTGCTGATGGCGGGCCTGCTGCTGCTCGGCATCCTCGGCTACCGCCAGCTGCCGGTCTCGGCGCTGCCGGAAATCGATGCGCCCAGCCTGGTGGTCACCACCCAGTACCCGGGTGCGAACGCCACCACCATGGCCTCGCTGGTGACCACGCCACTGGAGCGTCAATTCGGGCAGATCTCCGGGCTGGAGCTGATGACCTCCGATTCGTCGGCCGGCCTGTCCACCATCATCCTGCAGTTTTCGATGGACCGCGACATCGACATCGCCGCACAGGACGTGCAGGCCGCGATCCGCCAGGCCACCCTGCCGTCATCGCTGCCGTACCAGCCGGTCTACAACCGGGTGAACCCGGCCGACGCGGCGATCATCACCCTCAAGCTCACCTCCGACACGCGGCCGCTGCGCGATGTGAACAACTACGCCGACTCGATCCTGGCCCAGCGCCTGTCGCAGGTGCAGGGCGTGGGCCTGGTGTCGATCGCCGGCAACGTGCGCCCGGCCGTGCGGATCCAGGTCAACCCGGCGCAGCTGTCCAACATGGGCCTGACCCTGGAAGACCTGCGCAGCGCGCTGACCCAGGCCAACGTCAATGCGCCCAAGGGCTCGCTCAACGGCAAGACCCAGTCCTACAGCATCGGCACCAACGATCAGCTGACCAGCGCGGCGGAGTACCGCGAGACCATCATCAGCTACAAGAACGGCGCGCCGGTGCGGTTGGCGGACGTGGCCGAGGTGGTCGACGGCGTGGAGAACGACCAGCTCGCCGCCTGGGCCGATGGCAAGCCGGCGGTACTGCTGGAAATCCGCCGCCAGCCCGGTGCCAACATCGTGCAGACGGTGGAGCGCATCCGCGCATTGATGCCGCAGCTGCAGAACGTGCTGCCGGCCGACGTGCACCTGGAAGTGTTCTCTGACCGTACCGAGACCATCCGCGCCTCCGTGCATGAAGTGCAGTTCACCCTGATCCTGACCATCGGCCTGGTGGTGGCGGTGATCTTCGTGTTCCTGCGCCGCCTGTGGGCCACGATCATTCCCTCGGTGGCGGTGCCGCTGTCGCTGGCGGGCACGTTCGGGGTGATGGCCTTTGCCGGCATGTCGCTGGACAACCTGTCGCTGATGGCGCTGGTGGTGGCCACCGGCTTCGTGGTCGACGATGCGATCGTGATGATCGAGAACATCGTGCGCTATATCGAACAGGGCAAGAGCGGACCGGAAGCGGCCGAGATCGGCGCGCGCCAGATCGGCTTCACCGTGCTCTCGCTCACCGTGTCGCTGGTGGCGGTGTTCCTGCCGCTGCTGCTGATGCCTGGCGTCACCGGCCGCCTGTTCCACGAGTTCGCGTGGGTGCTGAGCATCGCGGTGGTGCTGTCGATGCTGATCTCGCTGACGCTCACCCCGATGATGTGCGCCTACCTGCTCAAGCCCGACGCGCTGCCCGAGGGCGAGGATGCGCACGAGCGTGCGCATGCGGCCGGCAAGCAGACCGTGTGGAGCCGCACCGTCGGCCTGTACGAACGCAGCCTGGACTGGGTGCTGGACCACCAGCGCATGACCCTGGCGGTGGCCGCCGGCGCGCTGGTGTTGACCGTGGTGCTGTACATCGTCATTCCCAAGGGCCTGCTGCCCGAGCAGGACACCGGGCTGATCACCGGCGTGGTCCAGGCCGACCAGAACATCGCGTTCCCGCAGATGGAGCAGCGCACCAAGGCGGTGGCCGAAGCGCTGCGCAGGGACCCGGCGGTGACCGGCGTGGCCGCCTTCATCGGCGCCGGCAGCATGAACCCCACGCTCAACCAGGGCCAGCTGTCGATCGTGCTGAAGGAGCGCGGCGACCGCGACGGGCTGGAAGACATCCTGCCGCGCCTGCAGCAGGCCGTGGCCGGCATCCCCGGCGTGGCGCTGTACCTCAAGCCGGTGCAGGACGTGACCCTGGATACCCGCGTGGCCGCGACCGAGTACCAGTACTCGCTGTCGGACGTGGACAGCGCGCAGGTTGCGCTGCAGGCCACCCGCCTGACCGAGGCGCTGCGCCAGCGTCCGGAACTGGCGGATGTGGACAACAACCTGTCCAACCAGGGCCGCGCGCTGGAGCTGAACATCGACCGCGACAAGGCCAGCGTGCTGGGCGTGCCGATGCAGACCATCGACGACACGCTGTACGACGCCTTCGGCCAGCGCCAGATCTCGACCATCTTCACCGAGCTCAACCAGTACCGCGTGGTGCTGGAAGTGGCGCCGGAGTTCCGCACCAGCACCGCCCTGATGAACCAGCTGGCGGTGGCCTCCAACGGCGCCGGCGCGCTGACCGGCAGCAATGCCACCAACTTCGGCCAGGTCACCTCGTCCAACTCCTCCACCGCCACCGGTATCGGCGCGCAGAACACCGGCATTCCGGTAGGTGCGGGCAACATCATTCCGCTGGCGGCGCTGGCCGAAGGCAAGGTCACCAGTACCCCGCTGGTGGTCAGCCACCAGCAGCAGCTGCCGGCGGTGACGGTCTCGTTCAACATCGCCCCGGGCTATTCGCTGTCCGATGCGGTCAAGGCGATCGAAGAGACCCGCGCCAGCCTCGACATGCCGGCGCAGGTGCACGCGCAGTTCATCGGCAAGGCCGCCGAGTTCACCGGCAGCCAGACCGACGTGGTGTGGCTGCTGCTGGCCTCGCTGGTGGTGATCTACATCGTGCTGGGCGTGCTGTACGAGAGCTACATCCACCCGATCACGATCATTTCCACCCTGCCGCCGGCCGGCGTGGGCGCGCTGCTGGCACTGATGGTGTGTGGGCTGAGCCTGTCGGTGGATGGCATTGTCGGCATCGTGCTGCTGATCGGCATCGTCAAGAAGAACGGCATCATGATGGTGGACTTCGCCATCGAGGCGCGCCGCGCCGGAGCCAACGCGCACGAAGCGATCCGCCGCGCCTGCCTGCTGCGCTTCCGCCCGATCATGATGACCACCGCCGCGGCCATGCTGGGCGCGTTGCCGCTGGCGCTGGGCACCGGCATCGGTTCGGAGCTGCGCCGCCCGCTGGGCATCGCCATCGTCGGCGGCCTGCTGATCTCGCAGCTGGTCACGCTGTACACCACGCCGGTGATCTACCTGTACATGGAGCGCTACTCCGAATGGCTGCGCCAGCGCCGTGAACAGCGCGCGCTGCGCAACGCCACCTCACAGGACCGCGCGTGA